The following are encoded in a window of Qipengyuania soli genomic DNA:
- a CDS encoding ligase-associated DNA damage response exonuclease, producing the protein MAAPFSWIRPEPHGIHVVPADCWIDPSRPVDMALVTHGHADHARGGHGQTVATPETLAIMKLRYATSDGAMPVAYGETIRLRGGVDATYIPAGHVLGSAQILLEHAGERVVITGDYKRRPDPTCPPFQVTPCDIFITEATFGLPLFTHPPIEEEMAKLLDRLSAHPDRCVLVGAYALGKAQRVIAELRRAGHREPIYLHGALEKMCRLYEEHGVDLGELRLVSDYSKDDMRGAVVICPPSALNDRWSRRLPDPITAMASGWMRVRQRARQRNVELPLVISDHADWGELTRTIKEVGAEENWITHGREDALLRWCQLHQRRARALALVGYEDEDD; encoded by the coding sequence ATGGCCGCGCCCTTCTCCTGGATAAGACCCGAGCCGCACGGCATCCATGTCGTCCCCGCAGATTGCTGGATCGATCCCAGCCGCCCGGTGGACATGGCGCTGGTGACGCATGGCCATGCCGACCATGCCCGCGGCGGACACGGTCAGACAGTCGCTACTCCGGAGACGCTGGCGATCATGAAGTTGCGCTACGCAACTTCCGATGGGGCCATGCCCGTCGCCTATGGCGAGACGATCCGTCTGCGCGGCGGTGTCGACGCGACATACATCCCCGCAGGTCACGTCCTGGGCAGCGCACAGATCCTTCTCGAGCACGCAGGCGAGAGGGTGGTGATCACCGGCGACTACAAGCGACGACCCGATCCGACCTGCCCACCCTTCCAGGTTACGCCCTGCGACATCTTTATAACCGAGGCGACGTTCGGTCTGCCGCTCTTCACTCATCCCCCGATCGAGGAGGAGATGGCGAAGCTGCTCGATCGCCTGTCCGCGCATCCCGATCGCTGCGTGCTGGTGGGTGCCTACGCGCTGGGCAAGGCGCAGCGGGTCATCGCCGAACTGCGCCGCGCGGGACACCGCGAGCCGATCTACCTGCACGGCGCGCTAGAGAAGATGTGCCGGCTTTACGAGGAGCACGGCGTAGATCTCGGCGAATTGCGGCTCGTCTCCGATTATTCGAAGGACGACATGCGCGGTGCGGTCGTGATCTGCCCGCCCAGCGCGCTGAACGATCGCTGGAGCCGTCGTCTGCCCGATCCGATCACCGCCATGGCAAGCGGCTGGATGCGCGTTCGCCAGCGCGCCCGGCAAAGGAATGTCGAATTGCCGCTGGTTATCTCCGACCACGCGGATTGGGGCGAGCTCACGCGGACCATCAAGGAGGTAGGAGCCGAAGAGAACTGGATTACCCATGGGCGCGAGGATGCGCTGCTGCGCTGGTGCCAGCTCCACCAGCGGCGCGCCCGTGCGCTGGCGCTCGTCGGCTACGAGGACGAGGACGACTAG
- a CDS encoding M23 family metallopeptidase, translated as MYWSHGDDSEKDAQASLGGLNGPAVALAHDQIVAAPGIPRFSWAELRDNLSSRIGTLDMAPDLGAEIGSKRWFRGLGTLVGLSAFALSFWPSFEPLEAAPAVDLNDAVRDEYRSQMIMPLALGGDSGRHMGATSLVAPLAEAPERPRIELVATLARGDGFETMLRRAGMGSSDTQSVTDMVSRAIALAEIQPGTQVDIVLGRRPSPGEPRPLEKLAFRARFDLELSVARLDEGGDLSLIKKPIRVDETPLRIRGTVGDSLYRSARAAGAPASAVQSYLKTLSQQINLDRDIRAGDTFDFIIAHRRAATGERQAGQLLYAGIDRGDKSRVQLMRWGKDGQFYEASGVGEQRGGLMAPVPGRTSSRFGMRRHPILGYTRMHSGLDYKASYGTPIVAVTDGRVLSAGRAGGCGNAVKLRHEGGIDTRYCHMSRMAVDRGQSVRRGQVIGYVGSTGLSTGAHLHYEMYRNGRAVDPASVKYVTRAQLSGAELLRFRETLSTLKKVEPGAALGDLQPTPNEVVAEEPLREIDRIETPKKLR; from the coding sequence GTGTATTGGTCCCACGGGGACGATAGCGAGAAAGATGCCCAGGCATCGCTCGGCGGCTTGAACGGGCCGGCCGTTGCGCTCGCGCACGACCAGATCGTTGCCGCTCCCGGCATTCCCAGGTTTTCATGGGCCGAACTGCGCGACAATCTGTCGTCGCGTATCGGCACGCTGGACATGGCGCCCGATCTCGGTGCGGAAATCGGCAGCAAGCGCTGGTTCCGGGGCCTTGGCACGCTGGTCGGCCTTTCCGCCTTCGCGCTCAGCTTCTGGCCGAGTTTCGAACCGCTGGAGGCCGCACCGGCAGTCGACCTCAACGATGCCGTGCGCGATGAATACCGCAGCCAGATGATCATGCCGCTTGCCCTCGGTGGCGACAGCGGGCGCCACATGGGCGCAACTTCGCTCGTCGCACCGCTGGCCGAGGCACCCGAACGGCCGAGGATCGAGCTGGTAGCCACACTGGCCCGCGGCGACGGATTCGAAACCATGCTCCGTCGCGCCGGGATGGGCTCTTCGGACACCCAATCGGTCACCGACATGGTCAGCCGCGCCATCGCTCTGGCGGAAATCCAGCCCGGCACGCAGGTCGACATCGTCCTTGGCCGCCGCCCCTCGCCGGGCGAGCCGCGCCCGCTCGAGAAACTCGCCTTCCGCGCCCGGTTCGATCTCGAACTTTCGGTGGCACGCCTCGACGAAGGCGGCGATCTCTCGCTGATCAAGAAGCCGATCCGCGTCGACGAAACCCCGTTGCGCATTCGCGGAACCGTGGGTGACAGCCTCTATCGCTCCGCCCGCGCTGCAGGCGCTCCGGCGAGTGCGGTGCAGAGCTATCTCAAGACGCTGAGCCAGCAGATCAATCTCGATCGCGATATCCGCGCGGGCGACACCTTCGATTTCATCATCGCCCATCGTCGCGCAGCGACTGGCGAGCGTCAGGCGGGCCAGCTGCTCTATGCAGGCATCGATCGCGGCGACAAGTCGCGCGTGCAGCTGATGCGCTGGGGCAAGGACGGCCAGTTCTACGAGGCTTCCGGCGTGGGCGAGCAGCGTGGCGGACTCATGGCCCCCGTGCCGGGCCGCACTTCTTCGCGGTTCGGCATGCGACGCCACCCGATCCTCGGCTATACCCGCATGCACTCGGGCCTCGACTACAAGGCCAGCTACGGCACACCCATCGTCGCCGTCACCGACGGTCGCGTGCTGTCGGCCGGTCGCGCTGGCGGCTGCGGCAATGCAGTCAAGCTGCGCCACGAAGGCGGAATCGACACACGATACTGCCATATGAGTCGCATGGCAGTGGATCGCGGCCAGTCAGTGCGCCGGGGGCAGGTAATCGGCTACGTGGGCTCCACTGGCCTATCCACCGGTGCGCATCTCCACTACGAGATGTATCGTAATGGCCGCGCGGTCGATCCGGCTTCGGTCAAGTATGTCACCCGCGCACAGCTGAGCGGCGCGGAGCTGCTGCGCTTCCGCGAAACTCTTTCGACCCTCAAGAAGGTCGAACCGGGAGCTGCACTCGGCGATCTTCAGCCAACACCCAACGAGGTCGTGGCAGAAGAACCGCTACGCGAGATCGACCGCATCGAGACGCCCAAGAAACTGCGCTGA
- a CDS encoding DUF167 domain-containing protein, with amino-acid sequence MKRSRAELPDPAALRALIDAEGRLAIRATPGARGEAITVEDGKVSVKVRAKPQDGAANEAVVRLVAQALDLAPSRVELLRGATSREKLLGIAL; translated from the coding sequence ATGAAGCGCTCAAGAGCTGAGCTTCCCGACCCCGCCGCCCTTCGTGCCTTGATCGATGCCGAAGGCCGGCTTGCCATCCGCGCCACTCCCGGCGCACGGGGCGAGGCGATCACGGTCGAGGACGGCAAGGTTTCTGTCAAAGTCCGCGCCAAACCACAGGACGGAGCCGCGAACGAGGCGGTCGTTCGACTCGTCGCCCAGGCACTCGATCTTGCACCGTCCAGGGTCGAGTTGTTGCGCGGCGCAACTTCGCGCGAGAAGCTGCTGGGAATTGCGCTTTAG
- the hemB gene encoding porphobilinogen synthase yields MTSASYPATRLRRTRATAWSRAMHRETLLTPADLIWPLFVTDGAGVEEPIASLPGVSRWSVDGIAKRAKEALDLGIPCVALFPNTQPDRRSDDGAEALNPDNLMCRAIKAVRDACGSDVGILTDVALDPYTSHGQDGLLDDRGYVVNDDTVAVLVDQAVNQANAGADIIAPSDMMDGRVRAIRMALEMNDHPNVQIMAYSAKYASAFYGPFRDAVGSGGLLKGDKKSYQMDPANGDEAMREIAMDISEGADSVMVKPGLAYLDIIWRAKERFGVPVFAYQVSGEYALIEAGAAAGVADRDALLMEKLLGFKRAGCSGVLTYHAPVAARLLNG; encoded by the coding sequence ATGACAAGTGCATCCTATCCTGCGACCCGCCTGCGCCGCACCCGTGCCACGGCCTGGAGCCGCGCCATGCATCGCGAGACGCTGCTCACCCCGGCAGACCTGATCTGGCCGCTGTTCGTGACCGATGGCGCGGGCGTCGAAGAGCCTATCGCAAGCCTGCCGGGGGTTTCGCGCTGGTCCGTGGATGGCATCGCAAAGCGTGCGAAGGAAGCGCTCGATCTGGGCATTCCCTGCGTCGCCTTGTTTCCGAACACCCAACCGGACCGTCGCAGCGACGACGGGGCGGAGGCGCTCAATCCCGACAACCTCATGTGCCGGGCAATCAAGGCGGTTCGCGATGCCTGTGGCAGCGATGTCGGCATCCTGACCGATGTCGCGCTCGACCCCTATACCAGCCACGGTCAGGACGGCTTGCTCGACGATAGGGGATACGTCGTAAACGACGACACGGTTGCGGTGCTGGTCGACCAGGCAGTCAACCAGGCCAATGCGGGCGCCGATATCATCGCCCCATCGGACATGATGGATGGCCGCGTCCGCGCCATCCGCATGGCGCTGGAGATGAATGATCATCCCAACGTCCAGATAATGGCCTATTCGGCGAAGTACGCCTCGGCCTTCTATGGCCCGTTCCGTGACGCCGTGGGGTCTGGCGGACTGCTCAAGGGTGACAAGAAAAGCTACCAGATGGACCCGGCCAATGGCGACGAGGCCATGCGCGAAATCGCCATGGACATTTCGGAGGGCGCAGACAGCGTCATGGTCAAACCGGGCCTCGCTTATCTCGACATCATCTGGCGCGCCAAGGAACGCTTTGGCGTACCGGTCTTCGCCTACCAGGTCAGCGGCGAGTATGCGCTGATCGAAGCGGGCGCTGCGGCAGGCGTCGCCGATCGTGATGCGCTGCTGATGGAAAAGCTTCTCGGCTTCAAGCGCGCCGGCTGTTCCGGCGTGCTCACCTATCATGCGCCCGTGGCTGCGCGCCTGCTGAACGGCTGA
- a CDS encoding cisplatin damage response ATP-dependent DNA ligase → MEEFAALVDALVYTRSRNEKLMLIAEYLRATPDPDRGWALAALSDGLDFPAVKSSTIRTTLMERIDPVLWTLSRDFVGDTAETASLLWPAPDAAPSPPTVSEAVNMLDAMNRKSVQAELPKLLDRLDPSGRYALLKLATGGMRIGVSSRLAKTAFAQAFDVTVEEVEEYWHGLTPPYAELFAWAAHGEAPPDTENLPTFRPFMLAHPLEETVVDLADYAAEWKWDGIRVQLVRAGDETRIYSRSGDDISATFPELLDVLPFSAVLDGELLVRGAHQGGEEGGAASFNALQQRLGRKTVSKKMLADYPAFVRLYDALIIEGEDLRERPWIERRARLETLMRRLPESHFDLSQVVEARDFEHLAAIRETARDDAIEGLMLKRKDSPYIAGRRVGYWYKWKRDPLLVDCVLMYAQRGSGKRSSFYSDYTFGCWDGDPDRGAELLPVGKAYSGFTDEELKKLDRHVRQNTVNRFGPVRETDKSLVFEVAFDSVHESRRHKSGLAMRFPRIHRIRWDKPPHEADRIEALRALIRD, encoded by the coding sequence GTGGAGGAATTCGCCGCCCTGGTCGACGCGCTGGTCTACACGCGCAGCCGCAACGAGAAGCTCATGCTGATTGCGGAGTATCTGCGAGCGACACCCGATCCCGATCGCGGTTGGGCTCTCGCGGCGCTGAGCGATGGCCTCGATTTCCCCGCAGTGAAAAGTTCGACCATCCGCACCACGCTGATGGAGCGCATCGACCCCGTGCTGTGGACGCTGAGCCGCGATTTCGTTGGGGACACGGCCGAGACCGCGAGCCTTCTCTGGCCCGCTCCCGATGCCGCGCCCAGTCCGCCTACGGTTAGCGAGGCGGTAAACATGCTTGACGCCATGAATCGCAAGTCCGTGCAGGCCGAGTTGCCCAAACTGCTGGACCGGCTCGATCCTTCCGGGCGCTATGCGCTGCTTAAACTCGCGACCGGCGGCATGCGCATCGGCGTCTCGAGCCGACTTGCCAAGACCGCCTTCGCGCAAGCCTTCGATGTCACGGTCGAGGAAGTCGAGGAATACTGGCACGGTCTTACCCCTCCCTATGCCGAGCTATTTGCCTGGGCCGCGCATGGCGAGGCACCGCCCGATACCGAAAACCTGCCGACCTTCCGCCCCTTCATGCTCGCCCATCCGCTCGAGGAGACGGTAGTAGATCTCGCCGACTACGCCGCCGAGTGGAAATGGGACGGGATCCGCGTCCAACTCGTACGCGCAGGTGACGAGACCCGGATCTATTCGCGCAGCGGAGACGACATTTCGGCAACCTTCCCCGAATTGCTCGATGTCCTCCCCTTTTCAGCGGTCCTCGACGGAGAACTGCTCGTGCGTGGCGCGCATCAGGGGGGCGAGGAAGGGGGTGCGGCGAGTTTCAACGCACTCCAGCAACGGCTCGGACGCAAGACCGTCAGCAAGAAGATGCTCGCCGACTACCCGGCCTTTGTCCGGCTCTATGATGCGCTCATCATCGAGGGCGAGGATCTGCGCGAGAGGCCGTGGATCGAGCGACGTGCGCGGCTCGAGACGCTGATGAGGCGCCTGCCCGAAAGCCACTTCGACCTGAGCCAGGTCGTCGAGGCCCGCGACTTCGAGCACCTTGCCGCCATCCGCGAGACCGCGCGTGACGACGCGATCGAAGGGCTGATGCTCAAGCGCAAGGACAGCCCCTACATCGCCGGGCGCCGGGTCGGATATTGGTACAAGTGGAAACGCGACCCTCTGCTGGTCGATTGCGTGCTGATGTATGCCCAGCGCGGCAGCGGCAAGCGTTCGAGCTTCTACTCCGATTACACCTTCGGTTGCTGGGATGGCGACCCCGACCGGGGCGCGGAACTGCTGCCCGTCGGCAAGGCCTATTCCGGTTTCACTGACGAGGAACTCAAGAAGCTCGATCGCCATGTGCGCCAGAACACCGTCAACCGTTTCGGTCCGGTGCGGGAGACCGACAAGAGCCTGGTGTTCGAGGTCGCGTTCGACAGTGTCCATGAATCCAGGCGCCACAAATCGGGTCTCGCCATGCGCTTCCCGCGCATTCACCGGATTCGCTGGGACAAACCGCCGCACGAAGCTGACCGGATCGAGGCACTGAGAGCGCTGATCAGGGATTGA
- a CDS encoding YoaK family protein yields MHGKLQLVHRYDPARQKLAIGLAFLAGAVDATGFLATGGYFASFMSGNTTRLGVDLATTAGAILLPLAIIGSFVFGVVVGAIVDGRWPTYRKRTLLLGVSALLGTGALAHSLGSTFGFLLPAACAMGLANNVFSKDGEVTVGVTYMTGALVRFGQGVAARLTGRSAQGMRGYGLLWLALALGACGGGWVYARNPVIAPPLLCALAVLLFSSSWLIERTGPIDMEAAQP; encoded by the coding sequence ATGCACGGCAAGCTGCAGCTCGTGCATCGATACGACCCCGCCCGCCAGAAGCTGGCCATCGGCCTCGCCTTCCTCGCAGGGGCAGTCGATGCCACTGGCTTCCTCGCGACCGGCGGCTATTTCGCCTCCTTTATGTCGGGCAACACGACGCGACTGGGCGTGGACCTCGCCACGACTGCGGGTGCGATCCTGCTTCCGCTGGCGATCATCGGCAGTTTCGTTTTCGGAGTCGTCGTGGGCGCGATTGTTGACGGACGCTGGCCCACATACCGAAAGCGCACCCTTCTGCTGGGCGTGTCAGCGCTGCTCGGCACGGGGGCCCTTGCGCATTCACTTGGTTCCACCTTCGGCTTTCTCCTGCCGGCAGCTTGCGCGATGGGCCTCGCGAACAATGTCTTTTCCAAGGATGGCGAAGTGACTGTCGGCGTCACCTATATGACAGGCGCGCTCGTGCGCTTCGGGCAAGGGGTCGCCGCGCGGCTGACCGGCCGGTCGGCGCAGGGCATGCGGGGTTACGGCCTGCTGTGGCTTGCCCTTGCACTCGGCGCTTGTGGAGGCGGATGGGTCTATGCCCGCAATCCGGTCATTGCGCCGCCGCTCCTTTGCGCTCTCGCCGTGCTGCTTTTCAGTTCGTCGTGGCTGATCGAACGCACCGGACCCATTGATATGGAAGCGGCGCAACCCTAG
- a CDS encoding GNAT family N-acetyltransferase: MGNFRHETERLVLRDWRDEDWDLFWGATNTPEVMRWLGGVCDEDKRLAAQGRLLSYERDHGHTFWCIERKEDGAILGFCGLKRSNQAGGPMGLMEVGWRLREDAWGKGYAKEAASASLDLAFDRFGADEVVAFTVNKNVPSWGLMKRLGMRRREDLDFDSADFDDEDPTIIVYSIAREDWHG, from the coding sequence ATGGGCAACTTCCGGCACGAGACCGAGCGGCTGGTCCTGCGCGACTGGCGCGACGAGGATTGGGACCTTTTCTGGGGCGCGACCAACACGCCCGAAGTCATGCGCTGGCTAGGCGGCGTTTGCGACGAGGACAAGCGCCTTGCCGCACAGGGACGCCTGCTTTCCTACGAGCGCGATCACGGCCACACCTTCTGGTGCATCGAACGCAAGGAAGATGGTGCGATCCTAGGTTTTTGCGGCCTCAAGCGCTCCAATCAGGCAGGCGGACCGATGGGCCTGATGGAAGTGGGCTGGCGCCTGCGCGAGGATGCCTGGGGCAAGGGTTATGCGAAGGAGGCTGCAAGCGCCTCGCTCGATCTGGCTTTCGACCGGTTCGGGGCCGACGAGGTCGTTGCCTTCACCGTGAACAAGAACGTCCCGAGCTGGGGACTGATGAAGCGCCTCGGCATGCGTCGGCGCGAAGATCTCGATTTCGATAGTGCCGATTTCGATGACGAGGATCCGACCATCATCGTCTACTCGATCGCACGGGAGGACTGGCATGGCTGA
- a CDS encoding GNAT family N-acetyltransferase yields the protein MADIIAETERLILRTIDEGDAVEQDRLLNTPAVMERLGGVKELHEIEAKHAKSRALYAQEGFSFLFMIEKATGEMVGHCGIKRVDNPLASNLGDHEVGWLVREDRWRRGYAEEAMRAVLDWAFGRVDAPHVVALTSDLNVASWKLMEKLGMVRRKDLDFDDPAYPPEDRTTILYSITKEQWESAR from the coding sequence ATGGCTGATATCATCGCTGAAACCGAGCGCCTGATCCTGCGCACCATCGACGAGGGCGACGCGGTGGAACAGGACCGCCTGCTCAACACGCCTGCCGTGATGGAGCGGCTGGGCGGCGTGAAGGAACTGCACGAAATCGAAGCCAAGCACGCCAAGTCGCGTGCACTCTATGCGCAGGAAGGCTTCAGCTTCCTGTTCATGATCGAGAAGGCGACCGGCGAAATGGTCGGTCATTGCGGGATCAAACGGGTCGACAATCCGCTGGCGAGCAATCTCGGGGACCACGAGGTTGGCTGGCTGGTGCGCGAGGACCGCTGGCGCCGGGGCTACGCCGAGGAAGCGATGCGTGCAGTGCTCGACTGGGCTTTCGGGCGCGTCGATGCCCCGCATGTCGTGGCGCTCACCAGCGATCTCAACGTCGCCAGCTGGAAGCTGATGGAAAAGCTCGGCATGGTCCGGCGCAAGGATCTCGATTTCGACGATCCCGCCTATCCGCCCGAGGATCGCACGACGATTCTCTATTCGATTACCAAGGAACAGTGGGAGAGCGCCCGATGA
- a CDS encoding ABC transporter permease, whose protein sequence is MMDNVLLVAKREFRQIVAMKSFWLTLLLLPAALAIGPLFARGLDEPESQRVVVIDRAGGTVSDAIAARFGMEADRHMMRDLARYVQKHRIEGKIPDAKWAKSDRWFSDTDVLAFRKEGGVDAAITRIDAIRGKDTPEFKSHAPAYVVARADERLTQAGDDALQDGVDDLFRQNKENKDIGADYVVLVGSEFPRDPNVRLWSSEQPDSDFVQTIQDVLTGELRLGLLQSRGVARDEARVIQDARPAIAVTAPPPGGGAKEAVLIRSILPLAAAYILMLSLLMSGSWMLQGSVEERSNKLIESLLACIRPDELMYGKLLGSLAVGLSMIGVWVICAAVAAFATQGAIADMIRPALEPLTSPFNIVTMIYFFILGYVAISIIFVAIGALADSMSEAQGYLMPVMLLILLPITFLINSVVAGKEGLFIQVLTWVPLWTPFAVLARLGMGIEVWVVLATGAFLAAFVILELVFLGRLFRASLLATGQKPGLRQLVERLKPARE, encoded by the coding sequence ATGATGGACAACGTCCTCCTCGTCGCCAAGCGCGAGTTCCGCCAGATCGTGGCAATGAAAAGCTTCTGGCTGACCCTGCTGCTCCTGCCCGCGGCGCTTGCTATTGGCCCCCTCTTCGCACGCGGCCTCGACGAGCCGGAATCCCAGCGCGTGGTCGTCATCGACCGGGCGGGAGGAACGGTGAGCGATGCGATCGCCGCCCGCTTCGGCATGGAGGCCGATCGTCACATGATGCGCGACCTCGCGCGGTATGTCCAAAAGCACAGGATCGAGGGGAAAATCCCCGATGCGAAGTGGGCGAAAAGCGATCGCTGGTTCTCGGACACAGATGTTCTGGCATTCCGCAAGGAAGGTGGCGTTGATGCAGCAATCACGCGAATTGACGCGATCCGGGGAAAGGACACGCCGGAGTTCAAGAGCCACGCCCCGGCCTATGTCGTTGCCCGGGCCGACGAGCGACTGACCCAGGCAGGTGACGACGCGCTACAGGACGGGGTTGACGACCTCTTCCGGCAGAACAAGGAAAACAAGGATATCGGTGCCGACTATGTGGTGCTGGTCGGCTCCGAATTCCCACGCGACCCGAATGTGCGCCTATGGTCGAGCGAACAGCCCGATTCCGACTTCGTCCAAACTATTCAGGACGTGCTGACCGGAGAGTTGCGGCTCGGCCTGCTGCAATCGCGCGGCGTCGCGCGCGACGAGGCACGCGTGATCCAGGATGCGCGGCCCGCGATCGCAGTCACCGCGCCACCTCCCGGCGGAGGTGCCAAGGAAGCGGTGTTGATCCGCTCCATCCTTCCTCTCGCCGCAGCCTACATCCTGATGCTCAGCCTGCTGATGTCTGGCAGCTGGATGCTGCAGGGCTCGGTCGAGGAGAGGTCGAACAAGCTGATCGAAAGCCTGCTCGCATGCATCCGCCCCGACGAGTTGATGTACGGCAAGCTGCTCGGTTCGCTGGCCGTCGGCCTCTCGATGATCGGTGTCTGGGTCATTTGCGCCGCAGTCGCTGCCTTTGCCACACAGGGTGCGATTGCCGACATGATCCGTCCTGCGCTCGAACCGCTGACTTCGCCATTCAACATCGTGACGATGATCTACTTCTTCATCCTCGGCTACGTCGCCATCTCGATCATCTTCGTCGCCATCGGCGCGCTGGCGGATTCCATGAGCGAGGCACAGGGCTATCTCATGCCGGTCATGCTGCTCATCCTCCTGCCAATCACCTTCCTGATCAACTCGGTCGTTGCCGGAAAGGAAGGGCTGTTCATCCAGGTGCTCACCTGGGTGCCGCTATGGACACCCTTCGCGGTCCTCGCGCGACTGGGCATGGGGATCGAGGTCTGGGTGGTGCTGGCGACCGGCGCTTTCCTCGCCGCCTTCGTCATCCTCGAACTGGTTTTCCTCGGCCGCCTGTTCCGGGCGAGCCTGCTGGCCACAGGGCAGAAACCCGGTTTGCGACAGCTGGTGGAGCGCCTCAAACCCGCAAGGGAATGA
- a CDS encoding DUF1993 domain-containing protein has product MSYATAALATYANMLGTLDHLVRKANEHEKGTDLLEARLAEDMYPLHTQIRFTVGQVIVALDRLGELGLESDDSDIVDYADAHARIAKAQELVADTDASGWPASDATVEFDLPNGMVFSMQAHEYIRDWAMPQFYFHLMTAYAILRKEGLAIGKADYVPFMMKYLKTPANT; this is encoded by the coding sequence ATGTCTTACGCCACTGCCGCGCTCGCCACTTACGCCAACATGCTTGGAACGCTTGACCACCTGGTCCGCAAGGCGAACGAGCACGAGAAGGGTACCGACCTGCTGGAAGCCCGCCTTGCGGAGGACATGTATCCCCTTCACACGCAAATCCGCTTCACTGTCGGTCAGGTGATTGTCGCGCTGGACCGCCTGGGCGAGTTGGGCCTGGAGTCCGACGACAGCGACATCGTTGATTACGCCGACGCGCACGCAAGGATCGCCAAGGCGCAGGAACTTGTCGCCGACACCGACGCCTCCGGCTGGCCTGCTTCCGATGCCACTGTCGAGTTCGACCTGCCCAACGGCATGGTCTTCTCCATGCAGGCGCACGAGTACATCCGCGACTGGGCGATGCCCCAGTTCTACTTCCACCTGATGACCGCCTATGCGATCCTGCGGAAGGAAGGCCTCGCGATCGGCAAGGCCGACTACGTGCCCTTCATGATGAAGTACCTGAAGACACCCGCAAACACCTAA
- a CDS encoding gamma carbonic anhydrase family protein, translated as MSVHRPGVNIVPIHGHTPQIHETAFIAPGCTIIGNVTIGAGSSVWYNCVLRADVSRIVIGERSNIQDGTVVHCDPERPGDPDGSPCIIGDDVLVGHMAMIHGCRIEDRGFVGLGAIAMNKAVIGSDAMLAAGAMLTEGKVMGPRELWGGRPARLMRELNDAAIMGMRMGVAHYAENAKHHAAAVDEALKS; from the coding sequence ATGAGCGTGCATCGCCCCGGGGTGAACATCGTCCCGATCCACGGCCATACGCCACAAATCCACGAGACCGCCTTCATCGCGCCGGGCTGCACCATCATCGGCAATGTCACGATCGGCGCCGGCAGCTCGGTCTGGTACAATTGCGTGCTGCGCGCCGATGTCAGCCGTATCGTCATCGGCGAGCGCTCGAACATCCAGGACGGCACCGTGGTCCACTGCGATCCCGAGCGCCCGGGTGATCCCGACGGCTCACCCTGCATCATCGGTGACGACGTTCTGGTTGGCCATATGGCGATGATACACGGCTGCAGGATCGAGGATCGGGGCTTCGTCGGGCTCGGCGCGATCGCTATGAACAAGGCGGTGATCGGCTCCGACGCGATGCTGGCGGCAGGCGCCATGCTGACGGAGGGCAAGGTCATGGGCCCGCGAGAATTGTGGGGCGGGCGCCCGGCGCGCCTGATGCGCGAACTGAACGATGCCGCGATCATGGGGATGCGCATGGGCGTCGCGCATTATGCCGAGAATGCGAAGCACCACGCCGCGGCAGTCGATGAAGCGCTCAAGAGCTGA